A stretch of Miscanthus floridulus cultivar M001 chromosome 13, ASM1932011v1, whole genome shotgun sequence DNA encodes these proteins:
- the LOC136500759 gene encoding transcription factor bHLH78-like — protein MEGSRAGAGDYIASLLSSSPRLDFGVLGADGGGGGEEDCLDKFCGDPGFAARAARLSSFSGQRFPGAAGLFGLPPPVPAASGGGGEFAGSREASSVSDPASVMKDANDKKRKAPAAAKGKGKESSFQAGEQKDPDAKRCKTEGGEGSPAKLKSEQAGSDSSVEDGGQNQKPPGKGKNAKPVEPPKDYVHVRARRGQATDSHSLAERVRRERISQRMKVLQDLVPGCNKVIGKALMLDEIINYVQSLQRQVEFLSMKLATVNPLDFSNLPTLLQKDMFQACGPSASSVFSLESSSSGFPFSDQGDVFQSFVPNGLENQCGLNPLDLALSQATNGQYGFQDGTAGTNLQQRSYWEEDLQSVFHIDNNGQSQENGVSVSAQSFHGQLQEGHMKMEF, from the exons ATGGAGGGCAGCAGAGCCGGCGCCGGCGACTACATTGCCAGCCTGCTGAGCTCGTCGCCGAGGCTCGACTTCGGCGTGCTCggcgccgacggcggcggcggcggggaggaggaCTGCCTGGACAAGTTCTGCGGCGACCCGGGGTTCGCAGCGCGCGCGGCGCGGCTGTCCAGCTTCAGCGGGCAGCGCTTCCCCGGCGCCGCGGGCCTCTTCGGGCTGCCCCCGCCGGTGCCCgccgcgagcggcggcggcggcgagttcGCTGGCTCCCGGGAGGCGTCGTCGGTGTCCGACCCGGCGTCCGTGATGAAGGACGCCAATGACAAGAAGCGGAAGGCGCCCGCGGCCGCCAAAGGCAAAGGCAAGGAGTCCTCTTTCCAG GCAGGGGAGCAGAAGGATCCGGACGCCAAGAGGTGCAAGACGGAGGGAGGCGAGGGGAGCCCCGCGAAGCTCAAGTCGGAGCAGGCCGGGAGCGACAGCTCTGTCGAGGACGGCGGGCAGAACCAGAAGCCGCCGGGCAAGGGGAAGAATGCGAAGCCGGTGGAGCCCCCCAAGGACTACGTCCATGTCCGGGCCAGGAGAGGGCAGGCTACTGACAGCCACAGCCTCGCAGAGAGG GTGAGAAGAGAGAGGATCAGCCAGAGGATGAAGGTTCTTCAGGACCTGGTGCCAGGATGCAACAAG GTGATTGGCAAGGCGCTCATGCTTGACGAGATCATAAACTACGTGCAATCGCTGCAACGACAGGTCGAG TTCCTCTCCATGAAGCTTGCAACCGTGAACCCACTCGACTTCAGCAACCTGCCTACCCTCCTACAAAAAGAT ATGTTCCAAGCCTGTGGCCCTTCAGCAAGCTCGGTCTTCTCGCTGGAAAGCTCCAGCTCAGGGTTTCCGTTCAGCGACCAAGGAGATGTGTTCCAGTCGTTCGTTCCAAACGGCTTGGAGAACCAGTGTGGCCTGAATCCGCTGGACCTGGCTCTGTCTCAGGCTACCAATGGACAGTATGGTTTTCAGGATGGGACAGCCGGCACAAACCTGCAG caAAGAAGCTACTGGGAGGAGGACCTCCAAAGCGTTTTCCACATCGACAACAACGGGCAGAGCCAGGAGAACGGGGTTTCAGTTTCAGCGCAGAGCTTTCATG GTCAGCTACAAGAAGGCCACATGAAAATGGAGTTCTGA
- the LOC136502239 gene encoding tubulin-folding cofactor A-like, producing MATLGNLKIKTSTCKRIVKELRSYEKEVEKEAAKTADMKEKGVDPYDLKQHENVLAESRMMVPDCHKRLETALADLKATLAELKESNEQGAEIGEAESTITEASEVKAAKEEEKVVLVGNKEASRSGEKAAATGNMPCMDRLREELSCAL from the exons ATGGCGACGCTAGGGAATCTAAAGATCAAGACGTCGACGTGCAAGAGGATCGTGAAGGAGCTGCGCTCGTACGAgaaggaggtggagaaggaggcgGCCAAGACCGCCGACATGAAGGAGAAGGGCGTCGATCCCTACGATCTCAAACAGCAT GAGAATGTTTTAGCTGAGTCAAGGATGATGGTCCCAGACTGCCACAAGCGACTTGAAACTGCACTGGCTGACTTGAAAGCAACACTG GCTGAACTGAAGGAGTCAAATGAGCAAGGTGCTGAGATTGGAGAAGCTGAGAGTACAATCACAGAG GCATCGGAAGTGAAGGCCgccaaggaggaagagaaggttgTCCTTGTGGGCAACAAGGAGGCGTCAAGATCTGGCGAGAAGGCAGCGGCCACCGGTAACATGCCGTGTATGGATCGCCTTCGGGAGGAGCTCTCTTGTGCG CTCTGA
- the LOC136501176 gene encoding large ribosomal subunit protein eL32z-like, which yields MAVPLLTKKIVKKRVKQFKRPHLDRYKCLKPSWRRPKGIDSRVRRKFKGCTLMPNIGYGSDKSTRHYLPNKFKKFVVHNVSELELLMMHNGTYCAEIAHNVSTKKRKEIVERAAQLDIVVTNKLARLRSQEDE from the exons ATGGCGGTGCCGCTGCTGACGAAGAAGATCGTGAAGAAGCGGGTGAAGCAGTTCAAGAGGCCCCACCTCGACCGCTACAAGTGCCTTAAG CCAAGCTGGCGCAGGCCAAAGGGTATTGACTCCCGTGTCAGGAGGAAGTTCAAGGGATGCACCTTGATGCCCAACATTGGTTACGGCTCTGACAAGTCAACCAGGCATTACCTCCCCAACAAGTTCAAGAAGTTTGTGGTGCACAACGTCTCTGAGCTGGAGTTGCTCATGATGCACAACGG GACCTACTGCGCCGAGATTGCCCACAACGTCTCCACCAAGAAGCGCAAGGAGATTGTGGAGCGTGCCGCGCAGCTCGACATTGTGGTCACCAACAAGCTTGCTAGGCTCCGCAGCCAGGAGGATGAGTAG